The genomic interval TGAAATTACAAACATTTACATTAACTTAATAGGAATAGAATCTCATGTTGATAACCATGAGACAATTGAGAGAGCGGCACAAACCGTAATTATTCGTATCAGAAATTGTACTGCCATCAACGGACATTACTTTGAAACCATCTCAAAAATTTTATCGCATTGCTAGTGTAcaaggtcatctgaaggtcaTAATACAGGTATAGTCaaatgtactttttttaaaattttaatttaattttattctttttaaagTATTCCTTACTTTAATACCATTCAAATTGCTATGAACATTTTCCATGTTACAAAAAACAAAGCatatatttaggtggcctgctTTAGCTGGGCCCCCTGTATAAATCATAATttgtattataaaaatttttatgcatttaaagtATTTTTTTCTAATTCGGCATATATTGTAAGTAAATAATTACTAAAAATATCAATACATACGTTTTTGTTTTCTCTACGAAGTAATGAAAAagagtcgcttttagtgcttaAACAAATGCACATGACAGGGTTTTGACAGAACAGGAACTTATCCTTCAGATATTGTAACATTTTCCGTGCTAAATTCTCGGACTTGTAATCGCCGCAAGAGTTTGGTTGCATAGACATTCAACAAACGTAATAATGTTTATTATCGCACTGTAGTATTATTCGTTTCAAATATAAAACAACAAACAATGCAACAAATAAAGTTATAGATACAGAAACCAAGAAATTAACAGAAATAGACCCTGTAATTAATAATTGACAAGCGTTTGACAACTTGCGGCAGCCAAAGGCCGCTACTTTTCCCGCGCGCGTTACCACGTATATATTTTGTTTACGTCGGGTGACTCGGCTCGCTCAAGGACTCGTTTTTGATCTTGACGGAGTTGATCGTAGAAACTGAAATTGTAGGAGTCGCAGATTTGTACTACAGACAACCTCGTCTGTGATTTTTGTCAACATCTGCTGCAAATCTACCACCTGCGTCTGCTAGCAGACTCTGCTAGTCCAAAATGGTGGCAGTTTGCTTACTGGGAATGCATGTTTTATTTCACTCGGTTCTAATATTGTTATAGTTTTTGCATTACAATTCAATTCCTACACAAATAAAGTTAATATCCGTTAATATCCGTACacaaaaataaagtttattcaATTTCATTGGTCTTTTATTAACTTCACTTTAATAACGTATTTAACTCAACATTATTCGTTAAAATCGAATAACCTGCATTTAGTTCGCGGATATATTATAGTTTACATTATGTTAAAATTTCAACGCCTATAGCTTATCACAAAAATTAGGCGAGCCCGAATTTTCATTCCTAACTGCGGTTTTAGATGTAAAAAGAGATAATTAGTCAttttacatacacatatatttaAAGACTATTAATTTTATGTTTAATTATTTGATAAAATTGCACGGAATTGAGATGGGCTTGCATgacagtaataattttttcatgGTTTTTCAATTTCGTTTTTAAGGTGACATTATTTATCTATCTTAATTCATCCTAAGGAAAAATGATCACTCCACCATGCGCAACTAGAATTTGTACCAAAGTAATTGGATAATATGTGATTAGTAGGGGTATGCgtgaacccgaaatatcgggtcgggtcaggtcaggaacacgaaattttttcgggatCGGGACGGGTACCCGACAATTTTTAGATTCTCGAAAGAGTTGGGATTTCCGAAACTTTCGAGCACCCACTAACCATTTATATTCGTtttaatgaatatattaatgGTTTCGGAGTGCCATATAAACAAACGTGAGACTgtgtatttacatattttctaCGCTACTATACAGCACTGCAGAGTAGTTAGAGAAACGGTGGCTgggttctcgaaattttcgggaaacccgacaCGTCCCGACCCGACCAACGGGTTCCCGATATCTTCTGGTTATCGCACACCTCTACATATGGTACATTAAACcaaaattactttttaaaatcAGAATTTGTGAATCCCACTCAGTGTTTAAAGAGCTAGTTATTATAGGTTCGTACGTGTTCAGAAATTGTACCAAAACACTAATAAGAATTGgatatatttttctgtttgttaTTCGTAAATGTTACATTCAAACTGGAACCTTTTGAATGCCTTTTTCAGTTGACAACGATAATTATGTTGTGcattcacattatttatatgtattaataaattatcTACTGCTAGACACACATCTTTATAAATTGAAAGTTATCATTTAgcaaaaaactgtaaaaatttttaacaaatctTCACGGATTAAGGAAGAACTTGTAAATTTTTCTCAGTTtccatatataatttttaagaacAACGATTTTGCAAAGAAAACACTTTTCAATTTCAAAGGCAGTTATAGTAGcacaattttgtttacaacTCAACTTTAATGGTAACAGTAGTGTAGTTTTCATTTGCATATTAATGTTTTGTAGACTTTTGTGAATAAGCtgatattgtttaatattacgTTATTAGGATGGAGATATATTTAAACAATGGTTAAAGTGGGAAAAGCATGTAAAGTGTGTCAATTGtcaagaatatttttcaatttaccaaaaattaaatgtgtaaGTTTAGTTGTACTCACTATATGTATCCattatatatttctattttttttggATATGGATGTGGATGTGTGCACGtcaattgtaattttgtataatttatccAACATTATCAATAGTTCCATTTAGTAGACTTGTAATTATGTACAGTAacggacaaaagaaagtttaagatGTAATAAGTACAATACCACAATGtttacaaactgaaattttattttaaagcagcaatgaatattttataaatattatcatcttacaaaaaaaaaaaaaaaaaaaatgaaaacaaaacTACCAAACGGATAGAAAACTAATAATTTATCTAAACCTAAACGAatgaaacaaattaaaaactggGTTGACAAAAGTAAGTTTAATTCTATGTTTTAATACTTTGTGGGACTTGTTATCTTCTAGCCTCTTTGGTATTCTGTTAAAAGTTTTCTAATAGGTATATCGGTGGAAAAAGTATAATACCATATTTATTTGATTGCTTTCTAAAATAATTCTTTGTTAGTACTGTTGTACTTTATAGTTTGTTAGTAAttctttgtttaaattttttccacAAAAAGCGTATTTGGAATCGTTATCTTGCAGATAAACAACTCCAGTTAAttctaatataaatattattaatattcttaaaaaatctATGTATTCACAAGAATGAAGAGAAATATTGACAAATGTGTACAAGTTTCTAATATTATTACAGTGGAACATATTTTAATCTTTAACATCTCTAAACATTTTGTGATGCCATAAGGAACTCTAATTGTTAAATCAAAACTCTAGAGGAACGAAAATTTTATTCTGAGATGAGAAATTTGCAAATGTTTGTGATTGATTGATGTTTCTTCTATTGGTTTGCTATATCCTgatctaaataaaaatagtattgctACTGTTACTATTAGGCAGTTACCTATGAATGTCGCCACAGCGCAGCAGTACCAAtggggtgcaaagggttaacctttGTTTTGCCAGGTTTTGAAAACTGATGTCAAAACAAAAGAAGTTTCATGTCGTATAGTGTCGCGGGGTTGCCTTACGTTAGGCGAATCTAAGTACATACTATGTCAACTTTAAACTTTTTTTCCGTCACTGTACAAGGTTGTTTTCAATCTTCCTTATCGACTAATTATTATATgtcaaataatttctttcttatATTTTATAGAGGCAGAAAGTTGTGACGATTCCCTCGTCGCAGCAGGAACCAACCGAGAGTCGAACTACAAGATCATCACAGACAATACATCATCTCATCTACGATCGGATCCGAATTTAACACCTTGTAACTTGCTTCACGAAAAAGGAACAAACCCGGAACCTCTGAACAACAACAATTGCAAAGTGATGTACCGTCGCAACAGACTGAAACAGAAGCTGTGCGAATTAAGAAGCAGAGCGGAGGATCTGGCCAAATTGATGGCTGTCGATTCTAGCTCGCAGCAAAACACTAGACTGAAACAAGTAATGAACCGGTACGAAAAACAGATCGAGAACCTATCTAAATTGCACAACAAACTGTCCGCGGCATTCCCATCTCCCGATAAAGACGATGATCCTGAATATCCACCGAAAGTCGAATTCATTTCCGCTGAGTCGAATAGAAACGAGAATGAATCTGTGGAAAATAAAACTACAATGTCGACTTCTCCCGAACCCCCCAAGCTATCTCCTCGATCTTCTACtacttacgagaatataccaccCGAAGAGATCAGGAACAGTCCTCCCATCTTGCCTAGAATTTGCCTGGCTATTACGTCGAGTCAGGACGGAAAGTTTCGGGTCACCGAGAGCAAAATTTGGCCCGTGAACGAGGAATTAATGGATCAGACAGTTCCTGCTGATTCTATTAGAACTGATCCTGTGAAAAAGACTTCGACTAACTTAGGGGAATGTGAGCGAACAACGGAGAACAGTTTGGCAATAGAAGCGAATGATTTTCACCTTGACCAAAAATATTTGAAGCATTCTGACGATATAATTCAACTCTTCGACGATAGTCACTCGGAAGAGAAGAAGGATGAAGAGAAGCACGGGATGGAACAAGGAGAGCTCTCTCCAGGCCGATTGGTCATCCACGAAgaggagaaaataaattccatTGACTTTCCTGACTCTGGACCAGTTATCAGATCGGTGATAAGTGGACCAGAAGTAGCTGCTACCGTTTCCGCTGGTAGCATATTGGAATCTACCAATAGGAAACAAATTTTGCGAACCGATTCTTACCAACCTAGTCCGAAAGAGACACGTGCGAAAGTTAGCCCAGTTAACAATCAGAACGTACAACAGGTACGAgcattgaaatatatttttttgtcgaATGTAAATTACATACATCTACTTATAAATTACTTTTAAATAGGTTACCTCGAGCTCCAATCAATCAATCCAGATCCAATTCATAGAGGCTCCTTCGAGGCAGGAAACTATCATGTAAGAGAAAAAAATTGATCATATATTACAACATATTTATTTAAAGAGGattgttcttttttcttttttattagaaACTTTTCAGATTTTCGATGTCTCTATTTAAACACATTGCATTAACAATACACACGACACAGAAACTGAActgatatgaaaaataaaaaaacgtttgtaaaaaatgtttcaataaaattaagacGATTTTTAAGATATATctaaaaaattcattaaaaatcttGTAACCTtttcttctaaaaaaatttatataaaagttTTACAAAGTTTGAAACTGTTAAGTTGTTATTCTTTTCTTCGAGTTATACCATTGGTTCTCAAACTTTTTTGTTTGGTGGTACACtgaaatcattgaaaaaattCAGGGCAAccctattattattattattattattatgattattctttttttgttttagatttaGATATTTGGATATTTGTAGTAGCTAAGTCTTTGGCTTTTTACATATAAACAATTCAAAACTTCGCAGGCATCTTTGCAGCGTATTTGTGGTAGCCCGTTTGAGAACCACTGAGTTAAAGAATGTGTAAAACagttgattttttaaaagttcaACAAATATCCACTTAATTGAGCTTCGTACACGATAAACTTTGCTTTTATAATAACTATGCTTAAAGGAACACGAAATATAGTTAAACAAATGTATCTAAGTTGCTTGAATTCTTTTAATGCGATTAATAGACTACAACAAAAGTATAAGAGAGAAAAGCCGTCTGATGATGCTGCTCAAGAGAACGCCAGTAATTATACCATGACTGAACAATTTCCAACGCTTGGTAACTGGGTAGCTCGAATGTCTAAGAATGTGGGTGCTCTTCCGCTGAATAGACCAATTGAAAATCCTGTCCGAGTAAGAATAGTATTAATactttgtaaaattaatttttctcttgtATATTTTAATAACTGATAGGGACTTTACAGGTACCTACACCTAAAATGCAGAAGACAGTTTCTCCTAATGTACCTAATGATATTATGAACACGAACCTTCAATTTGGTACTGATACGTGGCAGTACTATCATCCCCAACAACAGCGTCAGCAACCAGTGCTGCAACATCTTGCATCTGTGACGCTTGCACAACCAGTTCCAATGGTTCCACCACCTTATCGACCTGCCATGTATCCACCACCTATATCAATGAATCAATATTACCCAAATAACTATACTGTAAGTAGAAAAAACCTATATGTAAATTATGAGCAGTGTTGGGCAaaagtataaataaatttttatttaaatacttatGTGAATAGAATCTTATTTGTTATCTGGATGTTCAAAtaacaaaagaaataaattatttgttatttggaCAAGTCTAgatacattatttaaataataaaattaattgtaatttacaaataagaaattaaattttatttgcaaataagaAATAACAAATAGTTTATCCAAGGTGCCATTTAAATGACTTTTTTATTTTCACTAAAAGAATTAATTCTGATttacaaatgaaattttatttttatgcattagtttttatttattaaataaatgaaattttggtTAGAAGcctgtaaaataatattttagtgTTAGGTTGAATTGTAGATAATTAACAACCATAGAGTAGACAATGTACAAAACATATGCAACGTTGATTATAGACTGTAGTTAAACAGGAAAAATAGATGTCATCTGTGATTCAATCTTATGTAAAAATTTGTGATTTAGTAATTGTATCTGTGTTATACACTATGTCAATACATAATTTTCTGAATTACTAGATGGATCCCTACAACAATGCAGCTCTCAACTACCATCCAGCAATCTGTTCGTATGGTCCCTATCCATATCATTCTCGGCTACATCCACCATCATTGGCAGGGTATCATTTCCCTATGCAAGAAGGCCTTCGACCAATGCAACATCCAGATAAACGTTACCCACCTCTACAACAAGAACCTATATTGAAGTATTCGCCACCTATAACAAACAATCTACAACAACCATCTGCTTTACCTCCTGATCGCCTTCGAGGGACCATCAACGGGACCATCAACGGGACCATCAACGGGACCATCAACGGGAACATGAACGGGAACAATGTAGGTGTACCAGGCCTACCATCGCTCTATTTTCCACCTACACCTTTGCCTTCATCGCAACAAACTCTATCTGGACCAATTCTGCCTGGATACGCCACAACCAATCAACTCTCTAGAAACAGAATGATTCCTGACGTAGTAGCAGCAGCAGCTGCTGCTGCAGTTGTTGCAGCAGCTTCCTTAGGTAAGCAACGTGACCTAGCGTGCAATGTACGAAAGACTGACTTGTCAAACGCAACGATGACAAACCTTGTCAATTCAGATACACCTTGTCCTGGTAACTCTAGTAAAACCGAGATTTTACACGTAAATAATCAATTACACGATTCCGGATTTTCTGAGGATATTCATCAGAGAAGTACAAAGTATCAGCGGAtgcaaaattatttgtttgaCCGATTGAATCTTGTCGCGAGAGCCAACGATTTTACGCAACCAGGTTCAACCAGCGATAATCGGTTACAAATGACAGCTGTCGACTCTTCGACACCACAAAAGATTATTTTACCTCCTCAAATGACTAAGACTATTGCTGGACACGAATTCAGGAAGTGTGAGACACCGCACTTGGGCAAGGTGAATGGTAGCCCCAACAGCTTGCATAATTTAGTTTGCTCAAATTGCGGGACCACAGGACCTAAATTCAAGTGTCTTGGTTGCGAGATGGTTTTTTATTGCGACGGACAATGTCAACAAAAACACTGGAACCTTCATGTACGGCGATGCCCGAAAAAAATGCCAAAATTGAAGAAACTTTCTTGAGAGTGTACAATACCTCATTTAAAGTAGCTCAATGTACACGATTCGTTTTGGCATGTGTTATATGTCCGCGGTTTCTTCATACGGTAGAACATCGTGTAATTGCAAATAGAGGGTAACTTACATgtgggtaactttttcccctcaattcgtgctcccacccctcatctgacgacactggtaTGTACTCGCCTGTCTCATGAGATATCCGGGTATTTTTGCTCTACCCGGGTGTCTCATGGGTACTCTGATAAAGGTATTAGTTCTAATTGAAAACGTCTATTACACTGTTTAACATCAATTTGACATTTTGGTAATCAGTAGGCTAAGGTCACAATGGCTCTGATATCGGACGATTCGGCCGATGACGGACGCATCGGTCTCCTTTCGGATTAAATCGTCCATCATTGGAGCCACTGTCACCATAATCGTAGACAATTCGTATATACTGTGAAGCATAACTACAGCAGCActaaaattttcaagaattttaaacATCTATAGAGGGTGTTTGAGATTTTCCCGGACAAACATTGTCAGCGTACTGTACgcatgaaaataagaaaaaaatgttatatgaaaGTTGACCATTAAGGTTGTATTTACAAAATTACAACATAAATTGTTATAACATACATACCATAAGTGTTCCTCTACCAAAATTACGTTTGCAAAATACTTTAGTTTCTTTTAAAAGGTCCCTTCCAGCAGCGATGGGATATTgaaccatagtcgccagatcaagacttgtttccccactctaatttcccgtTCTATCACGCTATTCCTCCACGCTTCCGCCAtagcccggtcacgtgacgcactTCGtccctgtcgtgcatgtgtcacaatgtcacgtgactaatccggtacgtaatttttttttaattttagcaaAACTTTGATTTGACTGATCCTAAAATCGTCGCGCATGTGCAGAAAAAACCCGTCCAATATCCCATCACTGCCTTCTAGTATGAATTAAGGTACACTAGACAGCACTGCACCGCCATCGACGTTTTGGTGTAGTTTTGATGTAGTTTTAACGAAAACGCGCACACCTACCGGCAACAGCACAGCATCGGAACGCCTCCGTATCGCCTTGACAGAAGGGACATTCTCGGCGAGAATGTTTTGCCGGTTGCTAGATGTGCCGTTCGTACGGTATACGAGAGACAATCGTAACCGCCGCAAAAAACGACTAAaatgaagaatttttaaatgacAACAATTCTATAATGGAtaatggaaataatttttagctGTTAGTAACCATGGTCGAGGAtggaaatttttttcagaataggtccaaatgaaaattatatttgtGCGACATATCCGCACATTGATGTGAAAAATAGAAGACACGACCCGCGTGcttctgaaattttcttttcatctcTCCAGTAAAATTGTAGTAAAACTACGTATGTGTATACGTATAtatgttaacactagaactaccgagccctaaacgtgacttagacttatccctttataataacagcatgATTGAATTTGCtaaggtttcatacgatttttatggtaacatgtactccaaagaagagatatattaaacaatttctcgtgaaaacgttttctcatagtttcactaatcgtgaaagaaaaaatcatccacaagtcattttgactggttccagttctagtgttaataaaattaatgtataTTACAATCGCCGCACCGCCAGGTTCACCTCGCTGCATTTTGTTCACCAGCTAATTTGTTTAGTCTGCTAAcgatacagtgactcccataaatattcggacactaggtataactaactttatgatttaataattcgtttgttgataaagcaatcgccctggaaattgtttctagcaataaaacatttattaaggatgataaacatatataatttatttgaaaaatatatatacgtttcataataaaaattattaaacaaaataatggaccatttgtggctcacaaaaatattcggacacgtattatatttctctggcaatcgccttcttgGGACGCGATATcccaagaacgggaaaacgtttgtttacaaacagaatctcgtggaccattagatgtccatgccacctcactactgtcagtagtaaacgtgaattcgttcaaaatgggtcgcaaaggaaagaatacgagtttcgatgtgcgacagcttgtaatttttcatcgagaaaaaggaaaaacctatcgcgaaattagtgcaatgcttcgtataagtaagagtactgctgcagatatctgtcgacgattttatattgagaatcgcattgattctattccgcaaactggaagaccaagtctcttatgtaagagggagaaaagcaaaattattcggaaagtgaaaaaaaatccgcgcttaagtgctccagaactagttagtgagctattaggagaaagctccaaaaatttttcagccgaaacagttcggagagtgctgaggcaagctggttacaatggaagagtagctagaaagaaaccatttatcaacgaaaaaaatACCcgtggtacattatttcttttactaatttttattacggaatttatgtacatttttcaaataaattatttatgtttatcaacattaatagatcttttattgctagaaacaattcctgggacgattgctttattaacaaacgaattatcaagtcgtaaaggtagttatagctagtgtccgaatatttttgggagtcactgtacgtcgTAAATATACGAAATAATAATATACGTCGAcggcggtgcggtgctggtcaggcgaCTGTGCTGTCTAGTGTCCTCTAGATTGAATTTTATTCacgtagaaaaaaataatttaggaAACAACATTAAATGAAGAATATCGATTATAATACCAGCTCCCAATTTTATTAATGTCTAAAATGAATTTactaaaatgaaatgaaataattactaAAATGAAGTTTG from Halictus rubicundus isolate RS-2024b chromosome 2, iyHalRubi1_principal, whole genome shotgun sequence carries:
- the LOC143365176 gene encoding uncharacterized protein LOC143365176 isoform X2, which codes for MKDKGKVRKSKAATKLFVSSNWPKVMISRDDRVPEKTEVFTEITPSSSKQQATGDEEDDEGGDWDVEHLCCDEKEEQGICLITSSNEIQENPGIKEATGVKENGLKKIDELAKEKENERLVAESVITKSANEEKSIFVDLTIDKKSIRKQTILKRFCDAKSLVVINEEESGIKNRTASIVAEPQIMIADSSSKTHSAGSLATALRDRGPYLIPVQPNRSLPIRPAPLPTRSFRKNGPSLMVLSKPANLDVVEVESAKPIGATSNESIRKRNDASSSAPPKEQRVDPQISNASNFRGTKKIRDDDCEPEKDCAKENKRKKKSHEPDSSQCREKNGLKDSLKDFLKAESCDDSLVAAGTNRESNYKIITDNTSSHLRSDPNLTPCNLLHEKGTNPEPLNNNNCKVMYRRNRLKQKLCELRSRAEDLAKLMAVDSSSQQNTRLKQVMNRYEKQIENLSKLHNKLSAAFPSPDKDDDPEYPPKVEFISAESNRNENESVENKTTMSTSPEPPKLSPRSSTTYENIPPEEIRNSPPILPRICLAITSSQDGKFRVTESKIWPVNEELMDQTVPADSIRTDPVKKTSTNLGECERTTENSLAIEANDFHLDQKYLKHSDDIIQLFDDSHSEEKKDEEKHGMEQGELSPGRLVIHEEEKINSIDFPDSGPVIRSVISGPEVAATVSAGSILESTNRKQILRTDSYQPSPKETRAKVSPVNNQNVQQVTSSSNQSIQIQFIEAPSRQETIILQQKYKREKPSDDAAQENASNYTMTEQFPTLGNWVARMSKNVGALPLNRPIENPVRVPTPKMQKTVSPNVPNDIMNTNLQFGTDTWQYYHPQQQRQQPVLQHLASVTLAQPVPMVPPPYRPAMYPPPISMNQYYPNNYTMDPYNNAALNYHPAICSYGPYPYHSRLHPPSLAGYHFPMQEGLRPMQHPDKRYPPLQQEPILKYSPPITNNLQQPSALPPDRLRGTINGTINGTINGTINGNMNGNNVGVPGLPSLYFPPTPLPSSQQTLSGPILPGYATTNQLSRNRMIPDVVAAAAAAAVVAAASLGKQRDLACNVRKTDLSNATMTNLVNSDTPCPGNSSKTEILHVNNQLHDSGFSEDIHQRSTKYQRMQNYLFDRLNLVARANDFTQPGSTSDNRLQMTAVDSSTPQKIILPPQMTKTIAGHEFRKCETPHLGKVNGSPNSLHNLVCSNCGTTGPKFKCLGCEMVFYCDGQCQQKHWNLHVRRCPKKMPKLKKLS
- the LOC143365176 gene encoding uncharacterized protein LOC143365176 isoform X3, which encodes MIADSSSKTHSAGSLATALRDRGPYLIPVQPNRSLPIRPAPLPTRSFRKNGPSLMVLSKPANLDVVEVESAKPIGATSNESIRKRNDASSSAPPKEQRVDPQISNASNFRGTKKIRDDDCEPEKDCAKENKRKKKSHEPDSSQCREKNGLKDSLKDFLSKFPGSADNNAPRNQCTDKCTGIVSTTDCKNKRCGKLVVPPLRLKKVVRTEAESCDDSLVAAGTNRESNYKIITDNTSSHLRSDPNLTPCNLLHEKGTNPEPLNNNNCKVMYRRNRLKQKLCELRSRAEDLAKLMAVDSSSQQNTRLKQVMNRYEKQIENLSKLHNKLSAAFPSPDKDDDPEYPPKVEFISAESNRNENESVENKTTMSTSPEPPKLSPRSSTTYENIPPEEIRNSPPILPRICLAITSSQDGKFRVTESKIWPVNEELMDQTVPADSIRTDPVKKTSTNLGECERTTENSLAIEANDFHLDQKYLKHSDDIIQLFDDSHSEEKKDEEKHGMEQGELSPGRLVIHEEEKINSIDFPDSGPVIRSVISGPEVAATVSAGSILESTNRKQILRTDSYQPSPKETRAKVSPVNNQNVQQVTSSSNQSIQIQFIEAPSRQETIILQQKYKREKPSDDAAQENASNYTMTEQFPTLGNWVARMSKNVGALPLNRPIENPVRVPTPKMQKTVSPNVPNDIMNTNLQFGTDTWQYYHPQQQRQQPVLQHLASVTLAQPVPMVPPPYRPAMYPPPISMNQYYPNNYTMDPYNNAALNYHPAICSYGPYPYHSRLHPPSLAGYHFPMQEGLRPMQHPDKRYPPLQQEPILKYSPPITNNLQQPSALPPDRLRGTINGTINGTINGTINGNMNGNNVGVPGLPSLYFPPTPLPSSQQTLSGPILPGYATTNQLSRNRMIPDVVAAAAAAAVVAAASLGKQRDLACNVRKTDLSNATMTNLVNSDTPCPGNSSKTEILHVNNQLHDSGFSEDIHQRSTKYQRMQNYLFDRLNLVARANDFTQPGSTSDNRLQMTAVDSSTPQKIILPPQMTKTIAGHEFRKCETPHLGKVNGSPNSLHNLVCSNCGTTGPKFKCLGCEMVFYCDGQCQQKHWNLHVRRCPKKMPKLKKLS
- the LOC143365176 gene encoding uncharacterized protein LOC143365176 isoform X1 is translated as MKDKGKVRKSKAATKLFVSSNWPKVMISRDDRVPEKTEVFTEITPSSSKQQATGDEEDDEGGDWDVEHLCCDEKEEQGICLITSSNEIQENPGIKEATGVKENGLKKIDELAKEKENERLVAESVITKSANEEKSIFVDLTIDKKSIRKQTILKRFCDAKSLVVINEEESGIKNRTASIVAEPQIMIADSSSKTHSAGSLATALRDRGPYLIPVQPNRSLPIRPAPLPTRSFRKNGPSLMVLSKPANLDVVEVESAKPIGATSNESIRKRNDASSSAPPKEQRVDPQISNASNFRGTKKIRDDDCEPEKDCAKENKRKKKSHEPDSSQCREKNGLKDSLKDFLSKFPGSADNNAPRNQCTDKCTGIVSTTDCKNKRCGKLVVPPLRLKKVVRTEAESCDDSLVAAGTNRESNYKIITDNTSSHLRSDPNLTPCNLLHEKGTNPEPLNNNNCKVMYRRNRLKQKLCELRSRAEDLAKLMAVDSSSQQNTRLKQVMNRYEKQIENLSKLHNKLSAAFPSPDKDDDPEYPPKVEFISAESNRNENESVENKTTMSTSPEPPKLSPRSSTTYENIPPEEIRNSPPILPRICLAITSSQDGKFRVTESKIWPVNEELMDQTVPADSIRTDPVKKTSTNLGECERTTENSLAIEANDFHLDQKYLKHSDDIIQLFDDSHSEEKKDEEKHGMEQGELSPGRLVIHEEEKINSIDFPDSGPVIRSVISGPEVAATVSAGSILESTNRKQILRTDSYQPSPKETRAKVSPVNNQNVQQVTSSSNQSIQIQFIEAPSRQETIILQQKYKREKPSDDAAQENASNYTMTEQFPTLGNWVARMSKNVGALPLNRPIENPVRVPTPKMQKTVSPNVPNDIMNTNLQFGTDTWQYYHPQQQRQQPVLQHLASVTLAQPVPMVPPPYRPAMYPPPISMNQYYPNNYTMDPYNNAALNYHPAICSYGPYPYHSRLHPPSLAGYHFPMQEGLRPMQHPDKRYPPLQQEPILKYSPPITNNLQQPSALPPDRLRGTINGTINGTINGTINGNMNGNNVGVPGLPSLYFPPTPLPSSQQTLSGPILPGYATTNQLSRNRMIPDVVAAAAAAAVVAAASLGKQRDLACNVRKTDLSNATMTNLVNSDTPCPGNSSKTEILHVNNQLHDSGFSEDIHQRSTKYQRMQNYLFDRLNLVARANDFTQPGSTSDNRLQMTAVDSSTPQKIILPPQMTKTIAGHEFRKCETPHLGKVNGSPNSLHNLVCSNCGTTGPKFKCLGCEMVFYCDGQCQQKHWNLHVRRCPKKMPKLKKLS